ACCGTGATCGGTCAATTCCACACCCTTTTCTTTGGATCAGTAAGAATGTTCTTCCTTGGGGTATTAGGCTTTGCAGTCTATGGGAATGAGGCTTTGCACTTCAGTTGTGATccagacaaaagagaaataaatctcttttgTTACAATCAGTTCAGGCCAATCACTCCACAAGTAAGTTTTTCTGTGTGCACGCAAACCTTCCTCTACACCagataaaaaattgatttttttaaatgtaaataatgtcCTAAGACAATGAAGAATGCTTTAACAGgtattatttctagaaatattactttttctCTAACTGACTGTATATTTCAGGTAAATTAATTTGAGTTGGTCAAGAGTTTCTTCCATCTCCAGAATTCTGTTATTTATTGATGTTAGAATTGTACTCTAGGCCTATAGTTAGAAAATGGAACCTGGGTAgctactaaataaaatatttcattattattagtaATTGGTAGCTGATGACAGCAAAATAGGATTATCTTTTCACGATTACTGAgatgttgaaaattttaaattatcttagtAATTGAATATGTTCAACATGACTATCttcattatattagttttagaatTGAGACTTATGAAACTTAGAATTGTTAAGTTTGCCTCTGTTGAGAGTCATTCTCTTTGGTGTGTTTTTGGTAACATGTTGATTGATTTGACTAAGATATTTCTGACATACTTTAGGTGTTCTGGGCGTTACAACTAGTGATTGTCCTGGTTCCTGGAGCTATTTTCCATCTTTATGCTGCATGTAAAAGCATCAATCAAGAATGCATTCTTCAAAAGCCTATCTACACTGTAATTTATATCCTCTCTGTTTTATTAAGAATTAGTCTAGAGGTGATAGCATTTTGGCTTCAGATTCACCTCTTTGGTTTCCAAGTTAAAGCCCTCTACCTGTGTGATGCTGGATCTCTTGGGAAAAAATTTACTATTATAAAATGCATGGTGCCAGAACACTT
This portion of the Vulpes lagopus strain Blue_001 chromosome 2, ASM1834538v1, whole genome shotgun sequence genome encodes:
- the GJE1 gene encoding putative gap junction epsilon-1 protein; its protein translation is MSLNYIRNFYEGCVKPPTVIGQFHTLFFGSVRMFFLGVLGFAVYGNEALHFSCDPDKREINLFCYNQFRPITPQVFWALQLVIVLVPGAIFHLYAACKSINQECILQKPIYTVIYILSVLLRISLEVIAFWLQIHLFGFQVKALYLCDAGSLGKKFTIIKCMVPEHFEKTIFLIAMYTFTVITVVLCVAEVFEIIFRRLCFLIRQ